A region of Cataglyphis hispanica isolate Lineage 1 chromosome 6, ULB_Chis1_1.0, whole genome shotgun sequence DNA encodes the following proteins:
- the LOC126850516 gene encoding facilitated trehalose transporter Tret1-like isoform X1 encodes MALISQNNEESTCEGPTSKYAQYMGVFTATLAAFSIGTYLSWTSSALPLYNKNDTLSISDQEGSWISSLVPLGAIPITIPARQLADKFGRKKTIWAITVPLFLCWYIIGFAQSKIWIFLGRFVAGAASGAASVVVPMFTSEIVEQSIRGLLGTIFQLQIAAGIFFAYATAFTDSLHVIAILCSVVPALLLISFPFIPESPAWLVMQGRKDEANDVLKHFRGAHYRTETELIRLELQASEMREAHKASIFDLRNYQKETCIILGLMIFQQLSGVNTLIFYAKMIFDDASSTLIVNSSTSSVIVGTVQVVAIYCSTILIERIDKKLLLFISVSVMATCMFTLSGYFHFQNTHDLSSVCWIPLLSFMVFVASFSIGFGPIPWLIIDELFTNNVKRTASVATTICNWTLAFLVTKCFQDMIDLMGISSSFATFGMISLIGTVFVSTMVPETNGRSVEEIQIELYGMQNSNSRGTNPKI; translated from the exons CGACACTCGCTGCATTTTCAATAGGCACGTATTTGTCGTGGACATCATCCGCTCTGCCACTTTATAACAAGAACGATACGCTATCCATTAGCGATCAGGAAGGTTCTTGGATCTCTTCCTTAGTTCCTCTCGGCGCTATCCCGATTACTATACCGGCGAGACAGTTGGCGGATAAGTTTGGTCGGAAGAAAACGATCTGGGCGATAACTGTACCCTTATTTTTGTGCTGGTACATTATCGGATTTGCACAGAGTAAAATATG GATTTTTCTGGGTCGGTTTGTTGCGGGGGCAGCAAGCGGTGCAGCATCCGTCGTTGTTCCCATGTTCACTTCCGAGATCGTCGAGCAGAGCATTCGGGGCTTACTCGGCACCATTTTCCAGTTGCAAATCGCCGCCGGAATTTTCTTCGCATATGCCActg CTTTCACCGATAGTTTGCATGTCATTGCGATACTGTGTTCCGTGGTGCCCGCTTTGCTTTTGATCTCCTTCCCGTTCATACCGGAATCACCGGCATGGCTGGTCATGCAAGGTCGGAAGGACGAGGCGAATGACGTGCTGAAACACTTCAGGGGTGCTCACTATCGTACCGAGACGGAATTGATTAGACTCGAGCTCCAAGCTTCGGAAATGCGTGAAGCCCATAAAGCCAGTATTTTTGATCTGAGAAATTATCAGAAAGAGACCTGCATCATTCTCG GTCTAATGATTTTCCAGCAACTTTCTGGCGTTaatactttgatattttacgcaaaaatgatttttgatgATGCGAGTTCAACTCTTATCGTTAATTCATCCACGTCGTCGGTGATTGTGGGCACTGTACAAGTAGTTGCCATTTATTGCTCGACTATTCTTATTGAACGCATCGATAAAAAGTTACTCTTGTTTATTAGTGTGTCAGTAATGGCTACTTGTATGTTTACATTGTCGGGATACTTTCATTTTCAG AACACGCACGATCTATCGAGCGTCTGCTGGATTCCTTTGCTATCTTTTATGGTATTCGTCGCCAGCTTCAGCATCGGCTTTGGTCCAATACCGTGGTTGATAATCGACGAATTGTTCACGAACAACGTAAAGAGAACGGCGAGCGTTGCCACCACCATATGTAACTGGACGCTGGCATTTCTGGTGACAAAATGCTTCCAGGATATGATTGATCTCATGGGGATCTCCTCGTCGTTTGCCACGTTCGGTATGATAAGCCTAATCGGAACTGTATTCGTTTCCACGATGGTGCCGGAAACGAATGGCAGAAGCGTCGAAGAAATTCAAATTGAATTGTACGGAATGCAAAATAGTAACTCGAGAGGAACAAATCCCAAAATATGA
- the LOC126850516 gene encoding facilitated trehalose transporter Tret1-like isoform X2, whose amino-acid sequence MGVFTATLAAFSIGTYLSWTSSALPLYNKNDTLSISDQEGSWISSLVPLGAIPITIPARQLADKFGRKKTIWAITVPLFLCWYIIGFAQSKIWIFLGRFVAGAASGAASVVVPMFTSEIVEQSIRGLLGTIFQLQIAAGIFFAYATAFTDSLHVIAILCSVVPALLLISFPFIPESPAWLVMQGRKDEANDVLKHFRGAHYRTETELIRLELQASEMREAHKASIFDLRNYQKETCIILGLMIFQQLSGVNTLIFYAKMIFDDASSTLIVNSSTSSVIVGTVQVVAIYCSTILIERIDKKLLLFISVSVMATCMFTLSGYFHFQNTHDLSSVCWIPLLSFMVFVASFSIGFGPIPWLIIDELFTNNVKRTASVATTICNWTLAFLVTKCFQDMIDLMGISSSFATFGMISLIGTVFVSTMVPETNGRSVEEIQIELYGMQNSNSRGTNPKI is encoded by the exons CGACACTCGCTGCATTTTCAATAGGCACGTATTTGTCGTGGACATCATCCGCTCTGCCACTTTATAACAAGAACGATACGCTATCCATTAGCGATCAGGAAGGTTCTTGGATCTCTTCCTTAGTTCCTCTCGGCGCTATCCCGATTACTATACCGGCGAGACAGTTGGCGGATAAGTTTGGTCGGAAGAAAACGATCTGGGCGATAACTGTACCCTTATTTTTGTGCTGGTACATTATCGGATTTGCACAGAGTAAAATATG GATTTTTCTGGGTCGGTTTGTTGCGGGGGCAGCAAGCGGTGCAGCATCCGTCGTTGTTCCCATGTTCACTTCCGAGATCGTCGAGCAGAGCATTCGGGGCTTACTCGGCACCATTTTCCAGTTGCAAATCGCCGCCGGAATTTTCTTCGCATATGCCActg CTTTCACCGATAGTTTGCATGTCATTGCGATACTGTGTTCCGTGGTGCCCGCTTTGCTTTTGATCTCCTTCCCGTTCATACCGGAATCACCGGCATGGCTGGTCATGCAAGGTCGGAAGGACGAGGCGAATGACGTGCTGAAACACTTCAGGGGTGCTCACTATCGTACCGAGACGGAATTGATTAGACTCGAGCTCCAAGCTTCGGAAATGCGTGAAGCCCATAAAGCCAGTATTTTTGATCTGAGAAATTATCAGAAAGAGACCTGCATCATTCTCG GTCTAATGATTTTCCAGCAACTTTCTGGCGTTaatactttgatattttacgcaaaaatgatttttgatgATGCGAGTTCAACTCTTATCGTTAATTCATCCACGTCGTCGGTGATTGTGGGCACTGTACAAGTAGTTGCCATTTATTGCTCGACTATTCTTATTGAACGCATCGATAAAAAGTTACTCTTGTTTATTAGTGTGTCAGTAATGGCTACTTGTATGTTTACATTGTCGGGATACTTTCATTTTCAG AACACGCACGATCTATCGAGCGTCTGCTGGATTCCTTTGCTATCTTTTATGGTATTCGTCGCCAGCTTCAGCATCGGCTTTGGTCCAATACCGTGGTTGATAATCGACGAATTGTTCACGAACAACGTAAAGAGAACGGCGAGCGTTGCCACCACCATATGTAACTGGACGCTGGCATTTCTGGTGACAAAATGCTTCCAGGATATGATTGATCTCATGGGGATCTCCTCGTCGTTTGCCACGTTCGGTATGATAAGCCTAATCGGAACTGTATTCGTTTCCACGATGGTGCCGGAAACGAATGGCAGAAGCGTCGAAGAAATTCAAATTGAATTGTACGGAATGCAAAATAGTAACTCGAGAGGAACAAATCCCAAAATATGA